A genomic stretch from Cervus canadensis isolate Bull #8, Minnesota chromosome 27, ASM1932006v1, whole genome shotgun sequence includes:
- the LOC122428852 gene encoding olfactory receptor 5H2-like yields the protein MDTKNATLLSMFLLTGLPYQPEWQIPLFLLFLVIYLITTMGNLGLIYLIYNDPHLHIPMYLFLGSLAFVDSWISSTVIPKMLVNFFASSKMISLSECMLQFLSFAFGGTTECFLLATMAYDRYVAICKPLLYPVIMTNKLCIQLLVSSFVAGLIHSMIHVGALFRLTFCKSNIIHHFYCDIMPLFKISCTDPSVNVLMVFISSGSIQVLSIMTVLVSYALVLYTVLKKKSGQSIRKAFSTCGAHLLSVSLYYGPLLFMYVRPGSTQADDEDMMDSLFYTVIIPLLNPIIYSLRNKKVIDSLTKVLKRNA from the coding sequence ATGGATACTAAAAATGCAACTCTGCTGTCAATGTTTCTTCTCACCGGACTTCCCTATCAACCGGAGTGGCAAATCCCCCTATTCCTGTTGTTCTTGGTGATATACCTCATCACCACTATGGGAAACCTTGGACTAATTTATCTCATCTATAATGACCCTCACCTTCACATCCCCATGTACTTATTCCTTGGGAGTTTAGCCTTCGTGGATTCTTGGATATCATCCACAGTGATCCCCAAGATGCTAGTCAATTTTTTTGCTAGCAGTAAAATGATATCTCTCTCTGAATGCATGttacaatttctttcctttgcatTTGGTGGAACCACGGAATGCTTCTTGCTTGCAACAATGGCATATGATCGCTATGTGGCCATATGCAAACCATTACTGTATCCAGTGATTATGACCAACAAACTATGCATTCAGCTGTTAGTCTCATCATTTGTAGCAGGACTTATTCATTCCATGATTCATGTAGGTGCTTTATTCAGGTTAACCTTCTGTAAGTCTAACATAATACATCACTTTTACTGTGACATCATGCCATTGTTTAAGATTTCTTGTACCGACCCTTCAGTTAATGTCCTAATGGTGTTTATTTCCTCTGGGTCAATACAGGTGCTTAGCATTATGACTGTTCTTGTCTCTTATGCACTTGTTCTCTACACGGTTTTGAAAAAGAAGTCTGGACAAAGCATAAGgaaggccttctccacctgtggaGCCCACCTCCTGTCTGTCTCTTTATACTACGGGCCTCTTCTCTTCATGTATGTGCGCCCTGGATCCACACAGGCTGATGATGAAGATATGATGGACTCTCTATTTTACACTGTCATAATTCCCTTGTTAAATCCAATCATCTACAgcctgagaaataagaaagtcatAGATTCACTGACAAAAGTATTAAAGAGAAATGCTTAG
- the LOC122428851 gene encoding olfactory receptor 5H2-like, with translation MDTKNATLLSMFLLTGLPYQPEWQIPLFLLFLVIYLITTMGNLGLIYLIYNDPHLHTPMYLFLGSLAFVDSWISSTVIPKMLVNFFASSKMISLSECMLQFLSFAFGGTTECFLLATMAYDRYVAICKPLLYPVIMTNRLCIQLLVSSFVAGLIHPMIHVGALFRLTFCKSNIIHHFYCDIMPLFKISCTDPSVNVLMVFISSGSIQVLSIMTVLVSYALVLYMVLKKKSGQGIRKAFSTCGAHLLSVSLYYGSLLFMYMRPGSTQADDEDMMDSLFYTIIIPLLNPIIYSLRNKKVIDSLTKVLKRNA, from the coding sequence ATGGATACTAAAAATGCAACTCTGCTGTCAATGTTTCTTCTCACCGGACTTCCCTATCAACCGGAGTGGCAAATCCCCCTATTCCTGTTGTTCTTGGTGATATACCTCATCACCACTATGGGAAACCTTGGACTAATTTATCTCATCTACAATGACCCTCACcttcacacccccatgtacttatTCCTTGGGAGTTTAGCCTTCGTGGATTCTTGGATATCATCCACAGTGATCCCCAAGATGCTAGTCAATTTTTTTGCTAGCAGTAAAATGATCTCTCTCTCTGAATGCATGttacaatttctttcctttgcatTTGGTGGAACCACGGAATGCTTCTTGCTTGCAACAATGGCATATGATCGCTATGTGGCCATATGCAAACCATTACTGTATCCAGTGATTATGACCAACAGACTATGCATCCAGCTGTTAGTCTCATCATTTGTAGCAGGACTTATTCATCCCATGATTCATGTAGGTGCTTTATTCAGGTTAACCTTCTGTAAGTCTAACATAATACATCACTTTTACTGTGACATCATGCCATTGTTTAAGATTTCTTGTACCGATCCTTCAGTTAATGTCCTAATGGTGTTTATTTCCTCTGGGTCAATACAGGTGCTTAGCATTATGACTGTTCTTGTCTCTTATGCACTTGTTCTCTATATGGTTTTGAAAAAGAAGTCTGGACAAGGCATAAGaaaggccttctccacctgtggaGCCCACCTCCTATCTGTCTCTTTATACTATGGGTCTCTTCTCTTCATGTATATGCGCCCTGGATCCACACAGGCTGATGATGAAGATATGATGGACTCTCTATTTTACACTATCATAATTCCCTTGTTAAATCCAATCATCTACAgcctgagaaataagaaagtcatAGATTCACTGACAAAAGTATTAAAGAGAAATGCTTAG